The Nilaparvata lugens isolate BPH chromosome 14, ASM1435652v1, whole genome shotgun sequence DNA segment GCATAATATGATTAAATTAAAATGTATCATCTATATGCAGCTTAAATCTGTAAAAAAATCGTTGTTAAGCTCAACATTATTGTTGGTTTTTAGTCCTCTTTGTAttttactcaaatatttttaGTAATAATTGGAAGTAAATGAATATACAAAACacgtatttttaatttatattacaaacttgtttgtttgtaaataataaataaaaataccattCAATATTAATGCTGACCGTTTTGAGAAAATATTAGCAAAGGAGAGAGAGCTATGGTATccattatttatctcttttctgtatagggctacttgtaatataaatataaagaaatgtccgaaacatgttgtgataaaatatttcaaaaaaagggtactgagatttttatttctttatatttgtGAATTTTGTATCAAAGTACTGTTTCCTGTTCCTGTCTAAAGCTGggtctacaccaaagttattaacaaaatgttcacttaatccttatagattctattagattgaacagaacttgacaaacacatgttcatcatgtgtatgataagttatgttcaatcacagaggaaagaaacactactttatgcttattccgtggttcaatctaatagaatctataaggattaagttattaacaatttgttaataaatttggtgtgAACGTAGCTTAAGAGATGTCAAGATACGTGTTTAGGGTAAGCTTAACACGTGAGTAAAATAATTTGCTAAAGTTTTGATTCGATATATTCTATtgaattgttttcaaaaattgttttttttcttgtgTAAATGAACAAATTTTGGTACTGTAttcagaaaaatctggtgtggcgcactcacacaactttccttgctgttatgcaaattgatcacctgacgctagtgttcacgcgcatctcaagtctactattcaagatctgagccagctggtgacaggacaataacactggagacacacgaggtctgctatctcttcatagtgaatgatttgatagaatcaacagttgccaacagtttgcaattgaatagtcacattttctcgaatttcgagcttattttaaaattcaagtgaaaatgttactgaacattacttgtggagattttcatgctcaatcttttccacttgattgttcaaattatatctgaagcctgataattgggaatctgaaatcaaaatttgcatagatggagcggagctcctgtaatttttacagatatgagacttgtggcagttgatagagcttatcaatgactattttagttataaatttgatcaaaatcgttggagccgttttcgagaaaatcgtgaaaacccctgtttttgacaacattttcgccattttaaattgcatttgatcgaaattgttcgtgtcggatccttatagtattaggaccttaagttccaaatttcaagtcattccgttgattgggagatgagatatcgtgtacacagatgcacatacacacacacacatacagaccaatacccaaaaaccacttttttggactcaggggaccttgaaacgtatagaaatttggaaattggggtccCTTAATTTTTtacggaaagcaatactttccttacctatggtagtagggtaATATTttactacagtgagattcatcTTAATCTGACAGTTTTCCTTATAATATAACATCTATGCATCCCATTCATCAATTGCTGACAGATtcaagtaaatctcactatagtaaaataatagtaatacagTACCACATAATTTAATTGagcaaaattttataataaagctgcgtttacaccaaagttatcaacaaaatgtttatttttccgtccttatagattctattagattgaacataacttatcatacacatgatgtgcaaaCGTTTGTCAAGCTCAATttaatctaaaggtgcgtacagatatacgcgccgcgaacatgagcaattcacttttaatcagctgactatatctgtatttttacagaaacggtataagatattcaattcaattttatttatttttttatacatcgatgcatacaatataattctcaactatgaatgattggggaaggaacaacaggcttaaagcccaaaactgttcctttcccaaatttagatagaaattgtccaaaaataggttatgtttacacttcatgatttttgtcatttcaaaattttacatatgaatgaaaaatatacatataaaaagcttggcatcagctgattaaaagtgaattgcttatgttcgcggcgcgtaaatctgtacgcatcttaatagaatctataaggacggaaaaataaacattttgttaataagtttggtgtaaacgcatctttaggctaggcacacaccagttagtcaatacacgattagtcacaatacttcacatagtaggaaattactgagatattgcaacttttcaaatgctaataaattaataattattattaaacgaaaatccaaattaaatactgtaattcaccatctagctgtttacccggttgtcaatatttgcagtggcagaagtcttcggggtgatttacagcatttaatttggattttcgtttaatatccaaattaaatgctgtaattcaccatctagctgtttaccctgttgtcaatatttgcagtagcagaagtcttcggggtgatttacagcattcaatttggattttcgttcaataataattaatacttcacatagttgcttatggagacatgtctaattgcaatgagaTATTGCAActtttcaaatgctaatgaattaataattataattaaacgaaaatcccaattaaatgctgtaattcaccatctagctgtttaccctgttgtcaatatttgcagtagtagaagtcttcggggtgatttacagcatttaatttggattttcgttcaataataattaatacttcacatagttgcttatggagacatgtctaattgcaatgactaatcggtgtgtgttgcttcataagcaactatgtgaagtattgtgactaatcgtgactagtcttgtcttgactaaatgGTGTGTGCGCACCCTAAGGATCTttgattggaaaattgaaaagattagtTATTAATAAacgttcaattttattttcaaattaggttaaaaataataatcaattcccAGATAGATCTATTCACGAAATGGATTCTCAGAACCATTACGCAACAAActaaatcaatattcaaaattttaacctctaaaaatttattgaagtttatttttaaaattttctaagATATCAGCAGTCTTTATACAGTAGTTAGCACAATATAAACTTCTGTtttgcaatcaaaaatatgtttgaCAAATAAAGGAACagaattttcaattgtttctaaaatataaatgaattatcACTTCCCAAAAATACAGAAGATGCTAATTTCTTTATTGCAATTTGTTGAATCTACTTGAAAACTTTTTCACTATCCTTCATGAAATAAACAACTTTCAAAGTATTTTCATTAggaattcaacaaaaaatattagCAACAACTGTTTCTcattaagtttttcaaaatatataaagaaCTGATTAATTCGGCATCTTTACATTAATCTAAGATGtagaataatatcaataaattcatattagttgggacaaatttgaaatgaaagcataatttcaaaaattttcaaggtGGAAGTAAATTTATACACTGGAAACTAGATCAACTAGCAAGTTATAGAATTCccttaaatttttaaattatgagaagcaatttttgatttttccaaAACTCTTGGATGTAAATTCATGATAAATAGAAGCCTtgcaattgaaatttattttgccTTCAATTCACTAAGAATGTATAACAAAATTTGAAGTATCCAAGGACAAGAAGTAAATTCTCCACTATCATTAGGAAACTTAGGCTACAACTTCTAGCAACAAATTTATCTCTAAAATAATTCAAAGGAGAGCAATCTTTCAAAGACTATGTTAACTAACTTCAATTGACAAAATCTTCAATAAACATTGTTTAATTCGCTTTAAAGATTCAACTTGTTTTGtaaatgatagaaataaaattgcCCCAAATACCAATTTTGCATAATTGGGACAATAAATTGCTTCAAATAggttattaatttagtaaaattTATTAGTAGGCTAAGCGATATGAGAAATTTCAATGAAGTATGTTCAACATTATGATTCAATACATTGTGAGTGATTAAATTGAGAATTAGGAGATTTGATAGTTAGTCAACTGAAAACAAGAGAGCTGCCTCAGCAGATGCAACAAAGATAAGATTAGAAAAATTgatactaaaaataaataaattttaacaCAAAGAGTTTCATGATCTATAGATtgttcatgatttaataatatagatTGGGTTAAATAAGGCCTATTGTGGATAAAGTTTGACTGGAGAGAGAACTAAAACAAATTAATCTTAAAAAAATACGAAATTTTACTAGATTGGgttcaaatagaaaaaattaagtAATGATCCTTCAATTTTTAGaataaagaaaacaaaataatgactTGAAACTGAGTGGGTTCAAGCAGATCAATATGAGGAatgattcatcaattttttagGAGGAAAGTAGAAACAAAAACCTTTTCCTACAAAAATGATCACTGTTAATTGGGGTCAGTTAAACTAATTCAAGttgtaataaaaatgaaaagccCAAAAGTAATTTTATTCACCAATAATTTGACTTTTATTAAGTTGAAGTAGTTAAATTTTGGTTGTAAGAAACCAAGTTTATTAATGAAAAACCAAAGATTTAAATATTATGATAGGTTAGTAGTTTCAAGAACATTGTTTTCAAAACTTAATAATTCTTGTGCTTTTTGATATATGATAAATTGGTGATTTTCTTACAGTTTCTTCCGCAATTTAACCCGAGAAACAAGAGAGAAAGTAGATATTTTTTTGagattttataatttgtattttttttgtgtCATAACTTTAGCAATATATAAATAAGTATTATCTTCATAACTCACCTCCAGTTTACAAAACACAGTTATCAGTCCGTATTAGTAcacttttttgtaattttcacagtTTTTGTAAATTCTAGGTTAGTTTATTGAAATCTAAGATAACTTTTTAGCTTTTTGATACAGGGTATCCACCACTTTCCCCATACTTGTTATCGTTTCCAACGCCATTTCGTAGGTTTTGTCCATAGCTTTCTCCTCGAACACAATTAGCACACCTTCACCCTGGTCGAGAATTCCGTGGAACTTTTTGTCGAGAATCATCTGGGAGAGTTTCTTCTCAACTTGCAGGGTCGGCAGTTTGATTGCTTGTGATATGAATTCGACCTGGACGCGAGAGTAGGGCTCTATGATGCGACAGAGGTTCTGTTCCAGCATGTTGTCGTAGAGAGAACCAAGGTGAGCTCGTACAATCGGGTCTTCCTCGAGTTCCTTTTTGTAGTTCTtcaaaactttttgaaaatcaGCCAGGGATCGTTTGTGGCTAGCCTGGGCGACGCTTTTCATAGCTTCGATGTCCTTCCCGCCGTACTTCAACGCAGTTTTACCGCTGATGATCTGTTGTACATCTTCTGGTGTGTTCAGCATGATTTTAGTCAACAACATGTACTTCAAAGCAGTCAGGGCCTTGTTGCTTTCAATACTATCATAACCTTCAAAAGCTTCACAAAAGTAGGAGTAAGCGATCTTGAAATCCTGTTCTTCTGCAGCGTGAAGAATTCCAGATTGTAGATCTAGAGCAGCTTGCATTTTAGGTGGACAATACACTGCATTAGCTGTTGTACGTGCTGAAGTCAAAGCGGCCCTAGCTTTAGAGAGGTTAGAAAGTGCATGATAGGTTTTGCTTTCCAACAAAAGTACTTCGACTAGAAGGTTTTTGTCGTCAAGTTTCTTCAATTCTTTGAGAAGGTTTGAGCCGAGAGTTAGAGCTTCTGTGAACATACCTGTGTCGAAGTAGAGTGCCACAAGTCTGGCTTCCAGGGATTGACGTAGGAAGGTACGGCGTTCCTCTTTTGCCCATTCGATACATTCTTTGCACAGTTGCACTTCAATACCAATACCAGCTTCTAGATCCAAAAAGAAATCCACCAAAGATCGCACTAACTTTGCAGCTTTCGCCTTGCTGATGAGACTTAGAAACGGACGTGTAGCCTTGATCAGTTCGGCCAATTCTTTAGCCTTACCTTCGTTCTTGTACTGCTCTCCAAGTTGTAAAATGCCGGCTTCACGTTGTTTGATGTCTTCCTCTTCATTTTCCTCGATTTCGCCCTGAATAACAAGATTTTTGTGTAAATCATCCCTGCTGGGAGTTGAAACAGCTCGTTCGAACAACATTGCACCCGCCATTTTGATTTTTGTCCGAATCGCACACTCATCGTCAGCTTCTTCTTTTCTAGGTCGCTCTGTTTTGCTCATCTGGAACGATAACCTcaaaaataattacaacaaaatttacaattttctattcttttaacccctcaaaataatcaataaaccaCAAATTATATGTAAAACAACATCATCACACTCAAATTTAAAAGAAACAGCCTAAAACCgtgttgaaagttgaatataTAAAACTGATGTTGTATTTTATAATGTTTTGAAGTGTGAAATCAATGCTCattaaatagaaagaaatatttatatttcaatttgatgatcaactgtttctatttttattgaataccATGAATCATTTACAGCTGTTTCTTCGAATGGCTAGACCGGACTACGCCGTTTGGTAGTCAACACTTCTACGGTTCTTGGGATTGCTCGATTTGTTATGTATTGTTTTACAAGTTGTTTGATAACTAGTTCGGGTATTGTGAATAAAGAGCAAGCATGACTGGAATATGAGATTTTTTCTTGTAGAGGGTTTAAtctaaatgaaatttgataattctAATTGAACTATTGTAATTCAAAACCTAACCGGGGAAACGAACGTATGACCCCAGtattgttttttgttgattgataaCTTCTTGGTATTGACTTTGATTgttttatcaattgaattaataattttggttgctataagtattattttattttagcatCGTGAAGATGCTTGATCAATTTTTTTCCGAGAGTGTCATTCCTAAGTGCAATATCTGGGGAgttcaattatttcaactattcGCTATTTATGTTCATCAATTGGGATTATCAACATATAAtcgaataatatcaacatactGTCATTTAAAAGCAGAAACTCAACTACCCCAAACTTTTCTTCTCACTTCAAAACCACAACTGAACAGAATCTTTTGGGTTATGTTCGTAAACTAG contains these protein-coding regions:
- the LOC111060714 gene encoding 26S proteasome non-ATPase regulatory subunit 11, producing the protein MSKTERPRKEEADDECAIRTKIKMAGAMLFERAVSTPSRDDLHKNLVIQGEIEENEEEDIKQREAGILQLGEQYKNEGKAKELAELIKATRPFLSLISKAKAAKLVRSLVDFFLDLEAGIGIEVQLCKECIEWAKEERRTFLRQSLEARLVALYFDTGMFTEALTLGSNLLKELKKLDDKNLLVEVLLLESKTYHALSNLSKARAALTSARTTANAVYCPPKMQAALDLQSGILHAAEEQDFKIAYSYFCEAFEGYDSIESNKALTALKYMLLTKIMLNTPEDVQQIISGKTALKYGGKDIEAMKSVAQASHKRSLADFQKVLKNYKKELEEDPIVRAHLGSLYDNMLEQNLCRIIEPYSRVQVEFISQAIKLPTLQVEKKLSQMILDKKFHGILDQGEGVLIVFEEKAMDKTYEMALETITSMGKVVDTLYQKAKKLS